The Nostoc sp. NIES-3756 DNA window CAATTTCCGCCGCCTCTGGTTTATTTCCATCTCACACCACACCCTTAAACGGGTTGATGTGCTGTGGTGATTCCACATTCCCCGGCATTGGTTTACCAGCCGTCGCCGCCAGTGGGTTGATTGTTGCCAATACCTTAGCTCCTGTAAGTCAGCATTTGGAGATGTTGTCATTAGTCATTAGTCCATAGTCAACAGTCAACAGTCCAAAGTTATTCTCCCTTATCTTCCCCTACTCCCATCAAGTTAACAACCTAACTTGCGAACCTTCCTGAGTCTTATTCACCTCAATTCTGGCTTGGAAGGCTTCTTTGAGGTGGGGCATGTGGGTAACGGTGAGAATGCAGGCGAAGTCGTTGGCGATCGCATTTATGGCAGCAATTAGGCGATCGCATCCTTCGGCATCCTGTGTACCAAAGCCTTCATCGACAATTAATAGTTGTAATGCGGCTCCGGCTCTTTGTGCTAGGAGTTTTGCCAAGGCTAAACGTATGGCAAAGTTAATTCTAAAGGCTTCCCCACCAGAGTAGGTTTCGTAAGCTCTTGTACCTCTAGCATCGGCAATGACAATATCTAAAGTGTCGATGAGCTTGGCGTTTTTCTTGGTAGATTTACTGCCCTTACCCGCTCTTTGAGTAATAAATTGTACATGCAGTTGATTCGCGGTTAATCTTGCCAAGAGTTGATTTGTCTCGGCTTCCAGTTGCGGTAATACGTTTTCAATCATCAATGCTTGAATACCATTTTTACCAAAAGCTTGCACTAGTTCTTGGTATACACGATATTGTTGTTTGCAAGTTTGATGTTGTTCCTGCTGCTCCTCGTACTGAGTTTGCAACGCTTCTAGTTGATGTGCCAATTGTTCCAAGCGTCCTAACTGGGCAATTTGTTCGTCTAGTTGTCGCCTTCTGGTGGCTAAGTGCTGTTCTAGAGTTTGAATTTGCTCGATGGGGTTAGCAGCTTGGGCTAATTGTTCGACAAGGCTGTCAATTTGCGTGGCGAGTTGTTGCCGTTCCTGTAATCTCGCGGCTCTGGACGCTTCTAACTCTTGCAATCTCCCCTGGAGTTGAGGATACTGTTGCTGCGCTGATAATAGCTGCTGATATCGCAATTGCCAAGATTGTCCTTGACGAACGGCTGTGCGCAGGTTGTTATGCTGTTCTGAACTGTAGCTAATTTCTGTAATTTGCTGCTCCAGGGCTGCGATTTGTTGAGCATCTTCGGAATCTGTCTGTTCTTGCTGGATTCTGGTTTGTATTTGGGCAATTTGGGCTTTTAATTCTGGTTTACGGGTTGTGAGTGCAGCTAGGCGTTTGGCAGCATCTTTCATTTGCCCTTGCTTAATTTCTGCCCAGCGCCATCGTTCTACCTCACTCCGAGCGAGGGCATGGTTTTGCTCATTGTAATTTAATTTTTGCAGATACTGTTCCAATTGTCGCAGTTCGGCTTGTTGATCAAGGGCGTAATCACCAGCTTGGAGCGATCGCTCTAAGTGTTGTTTTTCGGCTGCCAATTCTTGTAACTGTTGTTCAGCATCGCTAGTTGATTGCAGTTGTGCAGCTAGTTGTCCTCTTTGCTCTCGTAAAGCATCGTAGACGTTTAATTTCTGAGCTATTTCCCGATATTCTTGCCGCAGTAACTGAATTTCTCTATCAGACACCGCCATCTGTTCCCGGAATACCCATAACTGCCCCTCGGTTTCCTTATACTCATCCTTGGTTTTATCTACTACCCGGTTCCAGTGATGCTCATCTAAAGGGCGTTCGCACAAGGGACAAATAGCGTCGGGGTTGCGGAGCATTTGCAATTTCTGCTCTAATTCCCCAAGTAATCTTTCATATTCTCGTTGCTGGGCTTGCAACCGCTCAATAAAGTGCCGTCTTTCATGCCCTTTTTCTTGAACACGTTGCAAATAAACCCGATCTTTTTCCATTTGATCAATCTGCATTGCTACTTCCATCACTGCTTGTTGCAGTTGGGGTTGGCGTTGGGAAGCCCTTTGCAGTTGATTTTCTGTAGCTTGTAGCTGTTCTAGCCTAGCAACTAACCCTGCATGAACCCGATCTAAATGGCTTTGCAAACTTTGGCGTTGTTGTAACAAGGGCGAAACCTGCATTTGCAACTCATCAAGATGAGCCAAATGACGACGGGCGGCGGCGAGTTGAGATAGCGCTGCTTCTATTTCTACTGATTTACTCAGGGTGTGTTGAATTTCTTGTTCTTGCTGCTGTAAGGCTTCCAGTTGTCCTTGGACTTGTTGGAGTTGCCTTTCGAGTTCGTGAATTTGTTTGGTTAACTGTTGCTGCTTTTGTTGGCGTAGGGTTGTGGCGCGGGTGTGTTCCTCAAATTTGACAGCATAGGCTTCTTCTTGAGATTGCAGACTTTGGTAATGGCTGTAGCCGTTAGTAATCTCCGTTTCTCGCTGCAAGATAGCTTCTAGCTCTGCCAACTGTGTTCTCACGGCTGACTGTTCTTGCTGGAGGCGATCGCAATCTTGGGTCAGATTTTGGTATTGTTGCCTAACAAAGTTTAATTGTTGTTCTGTATTTTGTCTTTGGTGTTGAATCACCTGCAAACTTTGCAACTTAATTGTCTCAAAGGCTTGCACTTGTTGCAGTTGATTAATTTGGGCTTCTAATTCTGAGCGTTGGGTTTTGGTGTTTTCCCGTTGTTGAAGTTGTGTTTTAATCGACTCCAAAGAACGCTCTAATTCTTCCGCCCTAATCTTATATTGGCGTGATGATTCCTTGGCTCTTTCCTCCAATTCATCATACTGATTGAGTTTCAACAACTCCGCCAAAATCTCCTTACGTTCACTGGGGCGTTTGAGCATAAATTCATCCGCCCGCCCTTGACGCAGGTAGGCAGAGTTAATAAAAGTATCGTAATCGAGCTTGATGTGTTCTAATATCAAATCTTGAGTAGCTCGGACACCTTTACCCGTAATTGCCCGAAACCCAGAAGGTGTTTCAATTTGAAATTCCAGAACCCCAGATGCACCCCGCATCCTCGAGCGAATTACACGATATTTCTGCTGATTATTTTGAAAAGTAAAATCAACTCTCACCTCTTTAGCGCCAGCATGAATTACATCATCTTCAGCCGCCGCTCGACTTTCACCCCACAAAGCCCAGGTAATGGCTTCGAGGAGAGATGATTTACCGGCTCCATTAGAACCACAAATACAAGCCGTATGCAAACCACGAAAATCTACAGTTGCATCACGGTAACTGAGAAAGTTTTTAAGAACAAGTTGTACTGGGATCATTGAGGCTATAGCGCCACATCTACATAAATTTATTAACTAGCAGTACAGATGCACTCTTGTTAGTTTAACTAGGTAAATATCAGGTTTCTAGTGTTAAAGTCAGTAAATTTACGAAAATTAACAATATGATAAATCTGTTTTCTCTAATTAGGTAAAATATAAAAATCCAGTTTTAAGGAAGGAAAAGGTTTTTGAATAGTTAATTTTGAAATCAGTGTAATATCAAAAATTGTTGCAACCAAACAAAAACTTTTCCCATTCCCCACTTCTCTAAAATTCCCTATCCCAAATTTTAGAGAGACTGATACATTATGAAATTAAGCATTTAAGCAACCTAGATTTTTACTTACCCTGGCGAGTCTATGCTGCCTCACAAAAGACTGATTGTGTTCACTTTGGCTTGGCTAGTACTGGCGGTGATTGGATTTGTCGCCTTATACCAGGGTAAATCTTGTATTTCTTGGTTCCCTGTATCTAGATGGGCGATCGCTTTAACTCTTTGGCTAGAATTAATCGGTATCATCTTAGCGGGTATAGTTTTATTCATCAAAACTATAAGAGCAAATAATAACTGGACTGAGCTTATAGGTTTAATCCCAGCTAATCGTTCACTGACTGCAACCAACCAACTATTACAGGAGAGTGAAGCAGGTTTTCGTGCTGCCATAGGCAATATTTTAGATTGCTTTGGTGTTTACTCTGCCATCCGCGATCGCTCTGGGCAAATTATAGATTTTCGCATTGAGTATGTTAACACTGCCGCCTGTGCAAGTAATGGCTGGGGTTGTGAAGAACAGATGGGTAGAGGGTTGTGTGAAATCCTTCCCAACCATAAACAATCAGGGTTATTTGCCCAGTACTGCCAAGTGGTAGAGACAGGGCAAATGCTGGTAAAAGATGAACTGATTTACGAAGATGATTACAAGTCTCAACGTTTAGCGAGAGTTTTTAATATTCGGGCTGCTAAATTTCAGGATGGCTTTGTAGTAAATTGGCAGGATGTAACAGAGCGTCATCAGGCAGAAGAAAAACTGCGTCGTCACCAGCAAGAGTTAACCACATTATTAGAAAATTTTCCCGATGTGATAACGCGCTTTGATACTAAATTACGCTACATTTACGCTAACTCTGTCCATGAAAAAACTACTGGCTTAAAGTCTGAGAAGTTAATTGGCAAAACCTTAACGGAAGTTTGGGGTGGGGAACTACAAGCTCCCCAATGGCAAGCAATACTGCAACAAGCCATCCGTACAGGACAAACGCAAACAACTGAATTTGGTTTCCCAGGAAATGACGGTATCAACCACTTTTACCAAATTCAACTTGTGCCAGAGTTTTGTGAGGAAGGTTCAGTGAAGTCTGTATTAACAGTCACCCGCGACATAACGAACTTTAAACAGACACAAGCAGCACTGCAAACTAATCAGGAACTAACCCGTATAGTTTTAGAAAATTTTCCCAATGGTTGTGTTTTCCTATTTGACGAGAACTTACGCTACATCTTGGTAGCAGGTCAAGGATTGGCAATGGTAGGAATGAATAAAGCAGACTTGGAAGGTAAGACTATTTGGGAAGCAGTGCCTCCAGAAACTTACAATACCCTTGAGCAACCTTATCGTCAGGCTTTATTAGGACAGGATTCCCATTTTGAAGTGAGCTATGACAATCATATTTATGATGTTCATGTTCTGCCTGTGAGGAACGAGCATAGTCAAATTTTTGCTGGAATGGCAATTACTCAGGATATTACGGAACGCAAGCAAGTAGAAGTAAGATTACGACAGAAACGAGAAAGATTATACTTAGCACACTTAGCAGCAAAAATTGGTACTTTTGAATGGAATATTCAAACTAATACAAATATTTGGTCAAATGAATTAGAAGCACTCTACGGTTTACAGCCTGGAGAGTTCGGAGGAACTTATGAAGAATGGGCGAGGTGGGTACATCCCGAAGATTTAGCTCAGGCGGAAGCAAGTGTAGCTAATGCTTTAAAAACAGGCGAGATGTTCACTGACTGGCGAGTGATTTGGAAAGATGGCAGTGTTCACTGGCTTAATGCGAGAGCGCAGGTATTCTATGATGACGAGGGTAAGCCCTTACGCATGGTAGGAATTAACGTTGATATCACTGAACAGCAAGCAGTTTTGCGTGAGCAAAAATCTGCCCAAGCTGCTTTAGGCGAAAGTGAAGAACGCTTGCGTTTAGCCTTGAAAGCCGTCAATCAAGGACTTTATGATTTGAACATTCAAACTGGGGATGCCGTCGTCAGTCCAGAATACGCCCTGATGTTAGGATATGACCCTGATGAGTTCCAAGAAACAAATCTGGCGTGGCGCGATCGCCTGCATCCTGATGACAGAGAATTAGTGTATCGGGTTTACGAAGAATATGTTGCTGGCAAAACCGATGAGTATCGAGTTGAGTTCAGACAACGCACCAAGTCAGGCGATTGGTTATGGATTCTCTCTATTGGTAAAATAGTCGCTTGGGATGAGCAAGGTAATCCCCTACGAATGTTGGGTACACATACAGATATTACCAAGCGTAAGCAATCTGAGGTAGCCCTACAAGATGCCTTGCAATTGTTAAATCTCCACATAGATACTACCCCTTTGGCAGTGGTGCAATGGGATTGTCACCTGTGCGTTACCCGTTGGTCATCGGCGGCGGAAAAAATCTTTGGTTGGCAAGCAGAGGAAGTATTAGGAAAGTACATCCAAGACCTACACATAGTTTATGAGGAGGATATACCAGTTGTTGCTCAAGTAAGCGATCGCCTGCTCAGTGGTCAAGAAGCGCAAATTATCCAATACAATCGCAACTATACCAAAGATGGCAAAGTAATTGATTGTGAATGGTACAACTCCACCATTACTGATGAAAATGGTAGTGTAACTTCTGTACTCTCCCTAGTTTTAGATGTAACTGAACGCACCAATGCAGAACAAGTAATACGTGAAAGTGAATTAAAATTCCGCACCCTTGCCGACATTATGCCGCAGATGGTTTGGATTACCAGACCAGATGGTTATAATGAATATTTCAATCAACGTTGGTACGACTACACAGGCAAGACACTAGCACAAAGCATAGGCGAAGGCTGGCAAAATATCTTACATCCTGATGATTTGGCGCGTACCATTGCTGTATGGCAAAATTGCTTGCAAACTGGCACAAGCTATAACATAGAATATCGTTTACGTCGTAGCGATGGTGAATACCGTTGGCATTTGGGAAAAGCTTTACCCTTACATGAGCAAGACGGTAAAATTGTCAAGTGGTTTGGTTCCTGCACAGATATTCACGACCAGAAATTGGTAATTGAAGAACGAGCGCAAGCATTAGAGCGAGAACGGGCGGCGCGGATAGAACTAGAAAGAGCCAGCCAGATGAAAGATGAGTTTTTGGCGATAGTATCGCACGAATTGCGATCGCCCCTTAATGGGATTTTAGGTTGGTCGCGTCTACTCCGCACCCGTAAACTACCACCAGACAAAATTGAACAAGCATTAGAATCAATTGAGCGTAATGCCCAAGCCCAAACTCAGTTAATCGAAGACTTACTCGACATCTCGCGGATTATTCGCGGTAACATTCGCCTAAATCTTCGTCCCACTAGCTTAATTCCTGTAATTCAAGCCGCGTTAGATACAGTTAGACCTGTTGCCAATAATAAATCAATTTCAATTGACTCTCAACTTGATGTTGATGTCACAGTCTCAGGTGATCCAGAACGCTTACAGCAAATAGTTTGGAATCTACTTTCTAACGCTGTTAAGTTTACTCCAGAAGGTGGACGAGTAGAAATTCGTCTAGAACAAACAGAAACTAGTGTACAGATTCAGGTAATTGATACAGGCAAAGGTATTAGCCCTGAGTTTCTAGCCTATGTATTTGAACGTTTCCGCCAAGCAGACTCCACCACAACCAGAAATCAAGGAGGGCTGGGTTTAGGTTTAGCGATCGTGCGTAACTTAGTTGAACTGCATAGTGGTACAGTTTGCGTCGCCAGCCAAGGAGAAGGAAAAGGCGCGACATTTACAGTCAAGTTGCCAATTTTACCAACTTCCTTCAACATTACCGCAGAACAAATACTAATTCAACGGCAGACAACTTGGGATACCAACATCCAAATCACTGGACTAAAAATTTTAGTAGTTGATGACGAGCCAGATACTAGGGAATTTATCCAAACTGCCTTAGAACAATATGGCGCAACTGTAAGCACAGCCTCGTCCGCCCGTGAAGCTTTAGAACTATTACCAATATTCAAACCTGATGTACTCTTAAGTGACATTGGTATGCCGGGTGAAGATGGTTATTCCCTAATTCGCCAAATTAGAACCCTACCACCCGAACAAGGAAGAAACGTTCCAGCAGCCGCCCTCACCGCCTACGCTAGACAAAGCGATCGCCTTCAAGCCCTAAGCGCTGGCTTCCAAATTCACATCTCCAAACCAATTGAGCCAATCCAGTTACTCAAGATTGTTGCCAGTCTGGCTGGGAGGGGTGAGGAATAGAGATGAGGGAGATGGGGGAGTAGGGGAAGATGGGGAAGCAGCACTTCCCTACGGGACGCTACGCGTAGCTTGCTTCCACGTAGTGGTACGACTGCGCTCAGTGGACAAGGAGCAGAGGAGAAAAAATAATAACTATAGACTATGGACTGTTGACTATGGACTAATGACTAATGACTAATGACACCCCTTACGAAATATACCCATAGGCAGGTCTCAACAAAGTAAGAAACAATATCAGTAAAACACCGTCAAGAAATACATAATTGCTGAGAACCCAAAAATATTATGACTAACTTAAATCGTTGGAAATCTGGAGCCGCCGCCCTTGTGGCATTAACAGTTACCACAGGTACTGTAGCCCCTCTGATTGCTTTTGCACCGGCAGCTAATGCCCAACTTCTTAATCAAAACCGGAGAGTTTCTATTCCTGCGGGTGTGACTTTTCCTGTTACCTATGAAAAAGATCAAGTAGTTGTTAGCCGTGGTGAAACTGTATCTTTAACCTTGAGAATAGCTAACAATATTGTGGATAATACCAGGAGAGTTTTAATTCCTGCTGGTACTGAAGTTGTTGGACAACTAGAACCTGTATATTACAACGGTGGTTACTCACAAGATAGAAACGACCAAAATAATATTAGAGGTGTCAGGTTTATAGCCAAA harbors:
- the sbcC gene encoding exonuclease subunit SbcC: MIPVQLVLKNFLSYRDATVDFRGLHTACICGSNGAGKSSLLEAITWALWGESRAAAEDDVIHAGAKEVRVDFTFQNNQQKYRVIRSRMRGASGVLEFQIETPSGFRAITGKGVRATQDLILEHIKLDYDTFINSAYLRQGRADEFMLKRPSERKEILAELLKLNQYDELEERAKESSRQYKIRAEELERSLESIKTQLQQRENTKTQRSELEAQINQLQQVQAFETIKLQSLQVIQHQRQNTEQQLNFVRQQYQNLTQDCDRLQQEQSAVRTQLAELEAILQRETEITNGYSHYQSLQSQEEAYAVKFEEHTRATTLRQQKQQQLTKQIHELERQLQQVQGQLEALQQQEQEIQHTLSKSVEIEAALSQLAAARRHLAHLDELQMQVSPLLQQRQSLQSHLDRVHAGLVARLEQLQATENQLQRASQRQPQLQQAVMEVAMQIDQMEKDRVYLQRVQEKGHERRHFIERLQAQQREYERLLGELEQKLQMLRNPDAICPLCERPLDEHHWNRVVDKTKDEYKETEGQLWVFREQMAVSDREIQLLRQEYREIAQKLNVYDALREQRGQLAAQLQSTSDAEQQLQELAAEKQHLERSLQAGDYALDQQAELRQLEQYLQKLNYNEQNHALARSEVERWRWAEIKQGQMKDAAKRLAALTTRKPELKAQIAQIQTRIQQEQTDSEDAQQIAALEQQITEISYSSEQHNNLRTAVRQGQSWQLRYQQLLSAQQQYPQLQGRLQELEASRAARLQERQQLATQIDSLVEQLAQAANPIEQIQTLEQHLATRRRQLDEQIAQLGRLEQLAHQLEALQTQYEEQQEQHQTCKQQYRVYQELVQAFGKNGIQALMIENVLPQLEAETNQLLARLTANQLHVQFITQRAGKGSKSTKKNAKLIDTLDIVIADARGTRAYETYSGGEAFRINFAIRLALAKLLAQRAGAALQLLIVDEGFGTQDAEGCDRLIAAINAIANDFACILTVTHMPHLKEAFQARIEVNKTQEGSQVRLLT
- a CDS encoding hybrid sensor histidine kinase/response regulator, which gives rise to MLPHKRLIVFTLAWLVLAVIGFVALYQGKSCISWFPVSRWAIALTLWLELIGIILAGIVLFIKTIRANNNWTELIGLIPANRSLTATNQLLQESEAGFRAAIGNILDCFGVYSAIRDRSGQIIDFRIEYVNTAACASNGWGCEEQMGRGLCEILPNHKQSGLFAQYCQVVETGQMLVKDELIYEDDYKSQRLARVFNIRAAKFQDGFVVNWQDVTERHQAEEKLRRHQQELTTLLENFPDVITRFDTKLRYIYANSVHEKTTGLKSEKLIGKTLTEVWGGELQAPQWQAILQQAIRTGQTQTTEFGFPGNDGINHFYQIQLVPEFCEEGSVKSVLTVTRDITNFKQTQAALQTNQELTRIVLENFPNGCVFLFDENLRYILVAGQGLAMVGMNKADLEGKTIWEAVPPETYNTLEQPYRQALLGQDSHFEVSYDNHIYDVHVLPVRNEHSQIFAGMAITQDITERKQVEVRLRQKRERLYLAHLAAKIGTFEWNIQTNTNIWSNELEALYGLQPGEFGGTYEEWARWVHPEDLAQAEASVANALKTGEMFTDWRVIWKDGSVHWLNARAQVFYDDEGKPLRMVGINVDITEQQAVLREQKSAQAALGESEERLRLALKAVNQGLYDLNIQTGDAVVSPEYALMLGYDPDEFQETNLAWRDRLHPDDRELVYRVYEEYVAGKTDEYRVEFRQRTKSGDWLWILSIGKIVAWDEQGNPLRMLGTHTDITKRKQSEVALQDALQLLNLHIDTTPLAVVQWDCHLCVTRWSSAAEKIFGWQAEEVLGKYIQDLHIVYEEDIPVVAQVSDRLLSGQEAQIIQYNRNYTKDGKVIDCEWYNSTITDENGSVTSVLSLVLDVTERTNAEQVIRESELKFRTLADIMPQMVWITRPDGYNEYFNQRWYDYTGKTLAQSIGEGWQNILHPDDLARTIAVWQNCLQTGTSYNIEYRLRRSDGEYRWHLGKALPLHEQDGKIVKWFGSCTDIHDQKLVIEERAQALERERAARIELERASQMKDEFLAIVSHELRSPLNGILGWSRLLRTRKLPPDKIEQALESIERNAQAQTQLIEDLLDISRIIRGNIRLNLRPTSLIPVIQAALDTVRPVANNKSISIDSQLDVDVTVSGDPERLQQIVWNLLSNAVKFTPEGGRVEIRLEQTETSVQIQVIDTGKGISPEFLAYVFERFRQADSTTTRNQGGLGLGLAIVRNLVELHSGTVCVASQGEGKGATFTVKLPILPTSFNITAEQILIQRQTTWDTNIQITGLKILVVDDEPDTREFIQTALEQYGATVSTASSAREALELLPIFKPDVLLSDIGMPGEDGYSLIRQIRTLPPEQGRNVPAAALTAYARQSDRLQALSAGFQIHISKPIEPIQLLKIVASLAGRGEE
- a CDS encoding conjugal transfer protein TrbI, whose product is MTNLNRWKSGAAALVALTVTTGTVAPLIAFAPAANAQLLNQNRRVSIPAGVTFPVTYEKDQVVVSRGETVSLTLRIANNIVDNTRRVLIPAGTEVVGQLEPVYYNGGYSQDRNDQNNIRGVRFIAKELVYPSGNRQSIDASSQTITRVEKIRKNDSGKILTDAAIGAGAATAISLITGNRRIEVLEPVGGAAAGALASVLLRKKEVEVFVVRPQQDLRLALNSNLTVDALR